A section of the Flavobacterium sp. CG_23.5 genome encodes:
- a CDS encoding vWA domain-containing protein, which yields MDKITFLNPEFFWLFLLIPVAIAWLFLKKNQQSATLKISSIQGFKNSDSFLVKLKPILNVFRLLALSSLIVAMARPRTVDISNKTKTTKGIDIVMAVDVSGSMLAKDLKPNRMEALKRVAADFVEERPNDRIGLVVYASEAYTKTPVTSDKAVILDAINGIKYDTVLQDGTGIGMGLATAVNRLKDSKAKSKVVILLTDGVNNAGFIEPETASDIAKQYGIKVYTIGIGSNGMAMFPYAVAPNGQFLFQMMKVEIDEALLKSIARKTDGKYFRATSNTKLAEIYASINKLETTEIEELKFYDYDEKFRPFVWFAGFLLLAEIGMRKTVFKSFI from the coding sequence ATGGATAAAATCACTTTTTTAAACCCAGAATTTTTTTGGTTGTTTCTTCTGATTCCAGTTGCAATTGCTTGGTTGTTTTTGAAAAAAAATCAGCAATCCGCCACTTTAAAGATCAGTTCCATTCAAGGATTTAAGAACTCCGATTCTTTTTTAGTGAAGCTAAAACCAATTTTGAACGTGTTTCGACTGTTGGCTTTATCGTCATTAATTGTTGCTATGGCAAGACCTAGAACTGTTGATATAAGCAATAAAACAAAAACTACTAAAGGAATTGACATTGTTATGGCAGTCGATGTTTCCGGAAGTATGCTTGCCAAAGATTTGAAACCAAACCGAATGGAAGCGCTGAAAAGAGTGGCCGCTGACTTTGTGGAAGAAAGACCAAATGATAGAATCGGTTTGGTGGTTTATGCTTCCGAAGCGTATACAAAAACTCCGGTGACGAGTGATAAAGCGGTCATTTTGGACGCCATCAACGGGATTAAGTATGATACTGTTTTGCAAGACGGAACTGGAATTGGAATGGGATTGGCGACTGCCGTAAATCGTTTAAAGGACAGTAAAGCCAAAAGCAAAGTTGTTATTCTTTTAACCGATGGTGTAAATAATGCAGGATTTATCGAACCAGAAACGGCTTCTGATATTGCGAAACAATATGGGATTAAAGTATATACCATAGGAATTGGTAGTAACGGAATGGCGATGTTTCCTTACGCTGTCGCTCCAAATGGCCAGTTTTTATTTCAAATGATGAAAGTGGAAATCGACGAAGCCTTATTGAAAAGTATTGCCAGAAAAACGGATGGAAAATATTTTAGAGCAACAAGCAATACTAAATTGGCCGAAATTTATGCTTCCATCAATAAACTGGAAACAACAGAAATTGAAGAGTTGAAATTCTACGATTATGATGAAAAATTTAGACCATTTGTATGGTTTGCCGGTTTTTTATTATTGGCAGAAATTGGAATGAGAAAAACAGTTTTTAAAAGCTTTATATAA
- a CDS encoding tetratricopeptide repeat protein: MKKIILHLLLLFSFVANAQQKDRILPKANEEYAENKFVDAEADYRISNSKFPNRSAASYNLGNSIYKQNQPSEAKFAFAKALKNSKSRTEKHKAFHNLGNVFMKEKDYTQAVDAYKNALRNDPSDEETRYNYALAKKMLKENPPKDDKKDDKKKDKKDDKKDDKKKDKDKKDDKKDKDKDKKDDKGDKDKDKKDPKQDEKGEPKPMPGGISKQRLESLLNAVNKEEKKVQDKVNAQKVKGKSVQTDKDW; this comes from the coding sequence ATGAAGAAAATAATTTTACATCTGTTACTGCTTTTTTCTTTTGTTGCAAACGCGCAACAAAAGGATAGGATATTGCCTAAAGCTAACGAGGAATATGCCGAAAATAAGTTTGTCGATGCTGAAGCGGATTATAGAATTTCAAATTCAAAATTTCCGAATAGAAGTGCGGCGTCTTATAATTTAGGGAATTCAATTTATAAGCAAAACCAGCCATCAGAAGCCAAATTTGCTTTTGCCAAAGCATTGAAAAACTCAAAATCGAGAACAGAAAAACACAAAGCATTTCACAATTTGGGAAATGTTTTCATGAAAGAAAAGGATTATACTCAAGCGGTGGACGCTTATAAAAATGCCTTGCGAAACGATCCTTCGGATGAGGAAACACGTTATAATTATGCTTTGGCAAAAAAAATGCTAAAGGAAAATCCTCCTAAGGATGATAAGAAAGACGACAAGAAAAAGGATAAGAAAGACGATAAAAAGGACGACAAGAAAAAGGATAAAGATAAAAAAGACGATAAGAAGGATAAAGATAAGGACAAGAAAGACGATAAAGGAGACAAAGATAAAGACAAGAAAGATCCAAAACAGGATGAAAAAGGGGAGCCAAAACCGATGCCCGGAGGAATATCTAAACAAAGGTTAGAAAGTCTTTTGAATGCGGTGAATAAGGAAGAGAAAAAAGTTCAAGATAAAGTTAATGCCCAAAAAGTAAAAGGAAAATCAGTTCAAACGGATAAAGATTGGTAA
- a CDS encoding VWA domain-containing protein, whose translation MELDEKKYLYLLFILPFVVLVFLVNLYWKRKKQRQFGDLELVKRLSPESSVFKPVLKLVLLLLALVGIIFGLVNPKIGTKMETVKREGIDIVFAMDVSKSMLAEDVAPNRLEKSKQIVSQIINQLGSDRIGIVAYAGSAFPVLPVTTDYSVAKMFLQSMNTDMVSSVGTSLDDAIKLSSTYYDDKKTSKLLILISDGEDHSDGAAAAAEEANKLGIKIITIGVGTEKGSTIPLKRNGVVEGFKKDNNNQVVITKLNQAALIAIAKATKGGYVNGNSTKDVIDYIKNTLDKIQKTEFEATEMADFQSQFQWFLAFAFLLLFVDIFLLDRKTSWVNKMNLFNENK comes from the coding sequence ATGGAATTAGACGAAAAAAAATATTTATATCTACTTTTTATACTACCCTTCGTAGTGTTGGTTTTTCTAGTTAATTTATATTGGAAAAGAAAAAAACAGCGTCAATTTGGTGATTTGGAACTGGTAAAAAGACTTAGCCCTGAAAGCTCTGTTTTTAAACCTGTTTTGAAGTTGGTATTGCTGCTTTTGGCGTTGGTTGGAATTATTTTTGGATTGGTAAATCCAAAAATAGGGACTAAAATGGAAACCGTAAAACGAGAAGGAATTGATATTGTTTTTGCAATGGATGTTTCCAAAAGTATGCTTGCTGAGGATGTAGCGCCTAACCGATTGGAAAAAAGTAAGCAAATCGTTTCTCAAATTATTAATCAGCTGGGAAGTGACAGAATAGGAATAGTGGCGTATGCCGGAAGTGCTTTTCCCGTTTTGCCTGTTACTACGGATTACAGCGTAGCCAAAATGTTTTTGCAAAGTATGAACACTGATATGGTTTCATCTGTGGGGACTTCATTGGATGACGCGATAAAATTATCGTCCACGTATTATGATGATAAAAAAACCAGTAAGCTGCTAATTTTGATTTCAGATGGAGAGGATCATTCTGACGGAGCTGCAGCTGCTGCAGAGGAGGCCAATAAATTAGGGATAAAAATTATTACCATTGGTGTTGGAACTGAAAAAGGAAGTACGATTCCATTGAAAAGAAATGGCGTTGTTGAAGGCTTTAAAAAAGACAATAACAATCAAGTTGTTATAACTAAATTGAATCAAGCGGCTTTGATTGCCATTGCAAAAGCTACTAAAGGCGGCTACGTAAATGGGAATAGTACCAAAGACGTGATTGATTATATCAAAAACACTTTGGATAAAATCCAAAAAACAGAATTTGAAGCTACGGAAATGGCTGATTTTCAATCGCAATTTCAATGGTTTTTAGCATTCGCTTTTTTGCTGTTATTTGTTGATATTTTCCTTTTAGACAGAAAAACAAGTTGGGTAAATAAAATGAATTTATTTAACGAAAATAAATAA
- a CDS encoding DUF58 domain-containing protein: MDTKELLKKVRKIEIKTRRLSDHIFSGEYHTSFKGRGMTFSEVRQYQYGDDIRAIDWNVTARYNEAHVKVFEEERELTMMLMVDISGSESFGSKNQFKKDIVTEIAATMAFSATQNNDKIGLILFSDEIELYIPPKKGRSHVLRIIRELIEFQPKSQKTDIAQALKFLSGTQKKKAIVFIISDFMSEDYEHVLKIASKKHDITGIRVYDIREEKMPNLGMVSMLDAETGEIQLVNTGSKSVRMNYEKLYQEKVTFFKETFSKSGSGVVNTRVDESYVTKLLSYFKSR; encoded by the coding sequence ATGGATACAAAAGAGCTTTTAAAAAAAGTACGAAAAATAGAAATCAAAACCCGAAGATTGAGTGATCATATCTTTTCGGGGGAATACCACACTTCTTTCAAAGGACGGGGAATGACTTTCAGCGAAGTACGTCAGTATCAATATGGAGATGATATTCGTGCAATCGATTGGAATGTGACCGCACGTTATAATGAAGCGCATGTAAAAGTTTTTGAGGAAGAGCGCGAATTGACGATGATGTTGATGGTGGATATTTCAGGTTCGGAAAGTTTTGGTTCTAAAAACCAATTCAAGAAAGATATCGTTACTGAAATTGCGGCGACAATGGCTTTTTCAGCTACACAAAACAACGATAAAATAGGTTTGATTTTATTTTCAGATGAAATCGAATTGTATATCCCGCCCAAAAAGGGAAGGTCGCATGTATTGCGCATCATTCGTGAATTGATTGAATTTCAGCCAAAAAGTCAAAAAACAGATATTGCTCAGGCTTTGAAATTTTTATCGGGAACCCAAAAAAAGAAAGCCATTGTGTTTATTATCTCCGATTTCATGTCGGAGGATTACGAACATGTCTTGAAAATCGCTTCTAAAAAACATGATATCACAGGAATAAGAGTATATGATATTCGAGAAGAAAAGATGCCAAATTTAGGAATGGTTTCCATGCTAGATGCCGAAACTGGAGAAATACAATTAGTAAACACAGGTTCTAAATCCGTGCGAATGAATTATGAGAAACTGTATCAGGAAAAAGTAACCTTTTTTAAAGAAACATTCAGTAAATCAGGTTCAGGGGTTGTAAATACCAGAGTGGACGAAAGTTATGTGACTAAATTATTAAGCTATTTTAAATCGAGATAA
- a CDS encoding BatD family protein has product MKRFIVAILLIIGTSLSAQVQFEAKVSKTTLGLNERLRIDFIMNVDGDNFVQPNFDGFRIIAGPSQQVSQSWVNGRSSFEKVYSYYLLPNQKGTLVIRPATIEFNGQVYRTAAIRINVTAATAQPRDPNDTQVSAEGNLYLIADVSKTNPYINEPITVIYKLYFNNIGISNSTEASKPKYNDFWSQDIPIKQLVAEEGLFKGEKYRYIVLKKIVLYPQKSGKLTIEPLSLDIAVQLPSNQRDMFGRVVVTEGNKRVSAGTKIINVKPLPEAGKPEDFSGAVGNFDFKVTPTKTNLKNGESLDLVVSVTGKGNMKLFSLPKPIVPNALEMYDAVHSEQVDTPLSGMVGKVSDSYTIVPQYKGNYPIKPLKFSYFDLGSKTYKTLSSSEIMINVLDGPTAAVASNSGSDKNKIDKVEQFKDIKLKTKILKINKQDFFGSNLYLGLLFLPFLILPVIVLLKKKKEALDGDVTGNRIRMNNKLAKKYLSEAKKQINNKELFYIALEKAMHNFLKAKLHIETSEMSKDNIQELLLSRNANPGAVNDFIALTENCEVARYAPSSSVAIQQDFDKAVLIISDLEKQI; this is encoded by the coding sequence ATGAAAAGATTTATAGTAGCGATTCTTTTAATAATAGGCACCTCACTGAGCGCTCAAGTACAATTTGAAGCCAAAGTAAGTAAAACTACGCTAGGCCTAAACGAAAGACTTCGTATCGATTTTATAATGAATGTTGATGGGGATAATTTTGTGCAGCCAAATTTTGATGGATTTAGAATTATTGCAGGTCCAAGCCAGCAGGTGAGTCAATCGTGGGTAAACGGAAGAAGTTCTTTTGAGAAAGTATATTCGTATTACCTTTTGCCAAATCAAAAAGGTACATTAGTAATTAGGCCAGCTACGATAGAATTCAATGGACAAGTTTATAGAACTGCGGCTATTAGAATAAATGTTACGGCAGCGACCGCGCAACCTAGAGATCCAAATGACACTCAGGTTTCGGCAGAAGGCAATCTTTATCTTATTGCTGATGTTTCTAAAACTAATCCGTACATCAATGAACCAATTACGGTTATCTATAAATTGTATTTTAACAATATTGGGATTTCTAATTCTACAGAAGCTAGCAAGCCAAAATACAATGATTTTTGGAGTCAGGATATACCAATAAAACAATTAGTTGCAGAAGAAGGACTTTTTAAAGGGGAAAAATATCGTTATATTGTTTTGAAAAAAATTGTGTTATACCCTCAAAAATCAGGGAAACTCACTATTGAGCCTTTGTCGCTGGATATTGCTGTACAGTTACCTTCAAACCAAAGAGATATGTTTGGTCGTGTAGTTGTTACTGAAGGAAATAAAAGAGTTTCTGCAGGAACAAAAATAATAAATGTTAAGCCACTCCCAGAAGCTGGAAAACCAGAAGATTTCTCTGGCGCTGTTGGTAATTTTGATTTCAAAGTAACGCCAACAAAAACCAATTTAAAAAATGGAGAAAGTCTTGATTTGGTTGTCAGTGTAACTGGAAAAGGGAATATGAAATTATTCAGTTTGCCAAAACCAATTGTGCCTAATGCGCTCGAAATGTATGACGCCGTTCATAGCGAACAAGTTGACACGCCGCTTTCAGGAATGGTTGGGAAGGTTTCAGACAGTTATACCATTGTCCCACAATACAAAGGGAATTATCCAATAAAACCATTAAAATTTTCTTATTTTGATTTGGGGTCAAAAACATATAAAACCCTAAGTTCTTCCGAAATAATGATTAATGTTCTCGATGGACCAACCGCTGCTGTAGCTTCAAATTCAGGGAGTGACAAAAATAAAATTGATAAAGTTGAACAATTTAAAGATATCAAGTTAAAAACGAAGATTTTAAAAATAAATAAGCAAGATTTCTTTGGCTCTAATTTATATTTAGGCTTGTTATTTTTACCTTTTTTAATTCTTCCTGTGATTGTATTGCTTAAAAAGAAAAAAGAAGCACTTGATGGAGATGTTACTGGTAACAGAATAAGAATGAATAATAAATTGGCCAAAAAATATTTATCGGAAGCCAAAAAACAAATCAACAACAAAGAATTGTTTTACATAGCTCTTGAAAAAGCCATGCATAACTTCTTGAAAGCTAAATTGCATATTGAAACCTCAGAAATGAGTAAGGATAACATTCAGGAACTTTTATTGTCTAGAAATGCTAATCCCGGAGCGGTAAATGATTTCATTGCATTGACTGAAAACTGCGAAGTGGCACGTTATGCGCCATCGTCAAGTGTTGCTATACAACAGGATTTTGACAAAGCCGTTTTAATTATTTCAGACTTAGAAAAACAGATATAA
- a CDS encoding AAA family ATPase, producing MEENTATLDIRAINEKIERESAFIDLLTMEMNKVIVGQKHMVERLLIGLLGQGHILLEGVPGLAKTLAINTLSQAVHGSFSRIQFTPDLLPADVVGTMIYNIKQNEFSIKKGPIFANFVLADEINRAPAKVQSALLEAMQEKQVTIGDTTFKLDRPFLVLATQNPIEQEGTYQLPEAQVDRFMLKTVIDYPKMEDERLVIRQNLKGSYEKVNPVVTVEQILRAQEAVREVYMDEKIEKYILDIIFATRYPEKYKLAELKPLISFGASPRGSINLANAAKCYAFIKRRGYVIPEDVRAVVHDVLRHRIGITYEAEAENVTSVDIINKIVNEIEVP from the coding sequence ATGGAAGAAAATACAGCGACTTTAGACATTAGAGCAATCAATGAAAAAATTGAAAGAGAGAGTGCTTTTATAGACCTCCTCACCATGGAAATGAACAAAGTCATTGTGGGTCAAAAGCACATGGTGGAACGTTTATTAATTGGACTTTTGGGTCAAGGACATATTTTGTTGGAAGGGGTTCCCGGATTAGCAAAAACTTTGGCCATTAATACACTTTCACAAGCTGTTCATGGATCTTTCAGCAGAATACAATTTACTCCTGATTTATTGCCTGCAGATGTTGTGGGAACGATGATTTATAACATAAAGCAAAATGAATTTTCGATTAAAAAAGGACCAATTTTTGCTAATTTCGTCCTAGCGGATGAGATAAATCGTGCTCCTGCCAAAGTGCAATCAGCATTATTAGAAGCCATGCAGGAAAAACAAGTAACTATAGGGGATACCACTTTCAAGTTGGACCGACCATTTTTAGTTCTGGCTACTCAAAACCCAATTGAACAAGAAGGAACATACCAACTTCCGGAAGCGCAGGTCGATCGTTTCATGTTGAAAACAGTTATCGACTATCCAAAAATGGAGGACGAACGCTTAGTTATTCGTCAAAACCTAAAAGGAAGTTATGAAAAAGTAAATCCTGTTGTTACTGTCGAACAAATTTTACGCGCGCAAGAAGCGGTTCGTGAAGTTTATATGGACGAAAAAATTGAGAAATACATTCTTGATATTATTTTTGCGACACGTTACCCGGAGAAATACAAATTAGCCGAATTGAAACCGTTAATCAGTTTTGGAGCTTCGCCACGTGGAAGTATAAATTTAGCCAATGCGGCTAAATGTTACGCGTTTATCAAACGTCGTGGATATGTAATCCCAGAAGATGTTCGCGCCGTGGTTCACGATGTATTGCGTCATAGAATTGGAATTACGTATGAAGCGGAAGCCGAAAACGTCACTTCAGTAGATATCATAAACAAAATCGTAAACGAGATTGAAGTACCTTAA
- a CDS encoding tetratricopeptide repeat protein codes for MKNIVYILLLTTQIFFAQSGFDTGNELYKNGKYEQAAIAYESILKDNKQSAELYFNLGNTYYKLNKVAPSIYNYEKALVLNPSDRESANNLKFAQKRTIDEIKTVPKVGFGKLLRDFTGIWHYNTWAWISVVLATSFLLFFVGYYFSQTTMLKRIFFLGMFVLVFLVFISIFGAIFEKSHFDNEKPAIVFAEIAEVRTEPQKASSIIIVLHEGTKVFLQEKADNWKKVQLTDGTEGWIESNTIKEVK; via the coding sequence ATGAAAAACATAGTTTATATATTATTACTGACAACCCAGATTTTCTTTGCCCAAAGCGGTTTTGATACAGGGAATGAATTGTATAAAAATGGGAAATACGAACAGGCTGCCATAGCCTATGAAAGCATATTGAAAGACAATAAACAATCGGCGGAACTGTATTTCAATCTTGGGAATACCTACTATAAATTGAATAAAGTGGCGCCCTCGATTTATAATTATGAAAAAGCATTAGTGCTTAATCCCAGTGATAGAGAAAGCGCTAACAACCTTAAATTTGCTCAAAAAAGAACTATTGACGAAATTAAAACAGTGCCAAAAGTAGGTTTTGGAAAGTTGCTTCGTGATTTCACTGGAATCTGGCATTACAATACTTGGGCTTGGATTTCAGTAGTATTAGCGACTTCTTTTCTATTGTTTTTTGTGGGTTACTATTTTTCACAAACGACGATGCTCAAAAGAATTTTCTTTTTGGGAATGTTTGTACTTGTTTTTCTGGTTTTTATCAGTATTTTCGGGGCTATTTTTGAAAAAAGCCATTTTGATAATGAAAAACCCGCTATTGTTTTTGCCGAAATTGCTGAGGTCAGAACCGAGCCGCAAAAGGCTAGTTCCATTATTATTGTGTTGCATGAAGGAACAAAAGTCTTTTTACAGGAAAAAGCAGATAATTGGAAAAAAGTGCAGTTAACGGATGGTACTGAAGGTTGGATTGAAAGCAATACCATTAAGGAAGTGAAGTAG
- a CDS encoding CvpA family protein, translating into MEFIDIILGALFALALFKGIRNGLFIELASLLSLLIGIYFAVKFSSFMKNILEGFVHWNPHTIQVAAFVFTFIAVVIGISILAKVLTQVNNLAFLGWLNKLGGGVFRVLKTVLIVSVVFTIFEKINFHNYLAKKEALDRSLFYNPIQKTAGYIFPSLEKWYDDLKKKG; encoded by the coding sequence ATGGAATTCATAGATATTATTTTGGGGGCTTTATTCGCTTTGGCTTTGTTTAAAGGAATTAGAAACGGTCTTTTTATCGAATTGGCTTCACTGCTTTCATTACTGATTGGAATTTATTTTGCAGTAAAATTTTCTTCATTTATGAAAAATATACTTGAAGGGTTTGTGCACTGGAATCCGCATACTATTCAGGTTGCTGCCTTTGTCTTTACATTTATTGCCGTTGTGATTGGAATTTCAATATTGGCAAAAGTCCTTACTCAAGTCAACAATTTAGCTTTTCTGGGGTGGTTAAACAAATTGGGTGGTGGTGTGTTTCGAGTACTGAAAACCGTGTTGATAGTTAGCGTTGTTTTTACTATTTTCGAAAAAATAAACTTCCATAACTATTTGGCCAAGAAAGAAGCTTTGGATCGTTCCTTATTTTACAATCCAATTCAAAAAACAGCTGGCTATATTTTTCCTTCACTAGAAAAATGGTATGATGACTTGAAGAAGAAAGGTTAG